A genomic window from Silene latifolia isolate original U9 population chromosome 11, ASM4854445v1, whole genome shotgun sequence includes:
- the LOC141613746 gene encoding uncharacterized protein LOC141613746 produces MEVLKNLQVSLPFTELVTQVPAHAKFLKEIFSKKQSFDEVETVAFTQECAATLQANSPPKLQDPGSFSIPCHIGIIAMANRSLKRPIGVLEDVPGRVGKNQSDAPDAASGPWSKEVDEIEKLIYGDYPCKSKSPHVARKINLSLTPLDLDVIPEDIEEEEEEAPENVAVPQKSRLQLTPADVEGEITYWSSAVYCYILGANPPPSVISGYVKRIWQSYGIDRISFLPNGIFLVRFKTKEKQMEVVNNGHLIFDNKPVIVKEWTPDSELIKHDVKLIPIWMKLHGLDIKFWGTECLRKICGLVGKMMRCDEATSHRTFLGYARIMVEVQIGQQFPTHLEFLDEVGKTQRVSVVYDWLPLSCTKCKGMGHIAVNCRKVEGGQRKVWKPKAKPATTKVVKPIQKTFQKPVSPAVTTPVAQHSTQMQQDSGVQTLVPVTPVVVSEVGDCSDQSVRPVEGGPSFPRRFISKMLRNVNGEARVFTPRGLTFMDALTLSLQKARIEGKKLLTPGPASDHGQEREPLWQALKGFSALIYGPWLVCGDFNSVTETKDRIGGSEVVWSEMAPMRSMLSVCHLYDMKASGSYYTWNNKHENESKVYSRIDRVLMNDQWLNTFPEAVATFLPEGLYDHCPCLIRTDAMYVKRKASFKYYNMWALSDDFVPIVESSWNTEVEGTPMFRVQQLSLDPLNELLCHAEKECATELKVLNKARNSYLAQKSKENWVKEGDANTSFFHSSIKKRRMRNRVFNVKDMEGKLCSTPEDIKSAFEDYYLKLLGTSTTVQPVSKKVVKTSKLLNAVHQDILLKPVTDGEVKEAMFSIPGGKAPGPDGFNSQFFKDSWSIVGKEVCHAIRNVFRTGKVLKELNTTVLTLVPKTEIPDSVLQFRPIACCNTVYKCLTKVLCSRLSSILPDIISPSQGAFIQNRDIVGNILICQDLIKLYKRKVCSPRIMMKVDLQKAYDSIEWSFLKDMLCALNFPPLSIELIMSCVSSPSFSLALNGEVFGFFKGQRGLRQGDPLSPLLFTICLEYLSRLLGVLDRYKGFKYHPLCSKMKLTHLCFADDLLMFSRGDIQSVTLMLRAFETFSISSGLKMNNGKSNFYTNGISEAIVSSIESASGMKRGGIPFRYLGVKIAPKRLGILDCQSLVDKVTARITSLGTKHLSYAGRITLIKSVLSNLHNYWARIFILPKAVLNQIDALCRAFLWHGQENKETPTLVSWKQVCKPRRKGGLGLKNLQLWNIALMGKYVRICAVKNQLKPWIFEEQWRQSNCDYTVKMGYNWLVDDGVDVRWHHWTRNRLIVPKHAFFIWLVAHKRLLTQDRLMKMMIAARNRCLLCDTEEESIEHLFFQCSYSQRCLRLLEEWLQVSIPLNSIIDWWIRLRERSLLKKQVVAAAVAHLMYLIWYARNRCMLLYGLPFPVVLIKQVKECLLMNLRGRTLVIGTNVTREWLANVCPNCI; encoded by the exons GAATCAGTCTGACGCCCCTGATGCTGCGTCaggaccatggagcaaggaagtagATGAGATAGAGAAGTTGATTTATGGAGATTATCCTT GTAAATCTAAATCACCGCATGTTGCTCGAAAGATTAATCTCAGTCTCACACCGTTGGACTTGGATGTGATCCCAGAGGAcatagaagaggaggaggaggaagcgCCTGAGAATGTTGCTGTACCGCAGAAGTCGCGCCTTCAATTGACACCGGCGGATGTTGAAGGTGAGATTACTTATTGGTCTTCGGCTGTATACTGCTATATTTTAGGGGCGAATCCTCCGCCTAGTGTGATTTCTGGATATGTTAAGAGAATCTGGCAATCGTATGGTATTGATCGAATCTCGTTCTTACCTAATGGGATTTTTTTGGTTCGTTTTAAAACGAAGGAGAAACAAATGGAAGTAGTTAACAATGGACACCTAATATTTGATAACAAACCGGTCATCGTAAAGGAATGGACTCCAGATTCTGAATTAATTAAACACGATGTGAAGTTAATTCCTATCTGGATGAAGTTACATGGCTTGGACATTAAATTTTGGGGTACTGAGTGTCTCAGGAAGATTTGTGGCTTAGTTGGTAAGATGATGCGTTGCGATGAAGCTACCAGTCACAGAACTTTCCTGGGATACGCCAGAATTATGGTGGAGGTCCAAATTGGACAACAGTTTCCTACTCACCTTGAGTTCCTTGATGAAGTAGGGAAGACTCAGAGGGTTTCTGTTGTTTATGACTGGTTGCCTCTCTCATGTACCAAATGTAAGGGAATGGGTCATATTGCTGTGAATTGTAGGAAGGTTGAGGGAGGCCAGAGGAAGGTGTGGAAACCTAAGGCCAAACCAGCTACTACAAAAGTGGTAAAACCTATTCAAAAGACTTTTCAGAAGCCAGTTTCCCCTGCTGTTACCACCCCTGTGGCTCAGCATTCAACTCAGATGCAGCAAGATTCAGGGGTTCAGACTCTTGTACCTGTTACTCCAGTGGTTGTTTCTGAAGTTGGAGACTGTTCTGACCAGAGTGTGAGGCCTGTTGAGGGGGGACCTTCATTCCCTCGAAGGTTTATTAGCAAGATGCTTAGGAATGTTAATGGAGAGGCCAGGGTGTTCACTCCTAGGGGGCTCACTTTTATGGATGCTCTGACTTTATCTCTTCAAAAAGCACGAATTGAGGGTAAGAAATTGTTAACTCCTGGCCCAGCTTCTGATCATGG TCAGGAGAGGGAACCTCTTTGGCAAGCTCTGAAAGGTTTCTCTGCTTTGATTTATGGGCCTTGGCTGGTGTGTGGTGATTTTAACAGTGTCACTGAAACTAAGGATAGAATTGGAGGTTCTGAAGTGGTGTGGTCTGAGATGGCTCCTATGAGAAGTATGTTGTCTGTGTGCCATTTATATGACATGAAGGCCTCAGGCTCCTATTatacttggaataacaagcatGAGAATGAGTCTAAGGTTTATAGTAGGATTGATAGAGTGTTGATGAATGATCAGTGGTTGAACACTTTCCCTGAGGCTGTTGCTACTTTCTTACCAGAGGGCTTATATGATCATTGCCCCTGCCTGATCAGGACAGATGCTATGTATGTTAAGAGGAAGGCTTCATTCAAATACTACAATATGTGGGCTTTGTCTGATGATTTTGTCCCCATTGTGGAGAGTAGCTGGAACACTGAAGTTGAGGGTACACCTATGTTTAGGGTG CAGCAGCTTAGCCTGGATCCATTGAATGAGTTGTTGTGTCATGCTGAAAAAGAGTGTGCTACTGAGTTGAAAGTTTTGAATAAGGCAAGGAACAGTTATCTTGCTCAGAAGTCCAAAGAGAATTGGGTAAAGGAAGGTGATGCAAATACTTCCTTCTTCCATTCTAGTATAAAGAAGAGAAGAATGAGAAATAGGGTGTTCAATGTTAAGGACATGGAAGGGAAGTTATGTTCTACGCCTGAGGATATTAAGTCTGCCTTTGAGGATTACTATCTGAAGTTGTTGGGCACTTCTACTACTGTGCAACCTGTATCAAAGAAAGTGGTGAAGACTAGTAAGCTTCTGAATGCTGTACACCAGGATATTCTCCTTAAACCTGTGACTGATGGAGAGGTTAAGGAAGCAATGTTCTCTATTCCTGGTGGAAAAGCACCAGGCCCTGATGGTTTTAATAGTCAGTTCTTCAAGGATTCTTGGAGTATTGTGGGGAAGGAGGTGTGTCATGCTATCAGGAATGTTTTTAGGACTGGAAAAGTTCTCAAGGAGCTCAATACTACTGTGCTTACCCTAGTGCCCAAAACTGAAATCCCTGATAGTGTGTTACAATTCAGGCCTATTGCCTGCTGTAATACAGTCTACAAATGTCTCACAAAAGTGTTGTGTTCTAGACTTAGCTCTATTCTACCTGATATCATCAGTCCTTCACAGGGGGCCTTTATTCAAAATAGAGATATTGTGGGTAACATTCTTATCTGCCAGGATCTCATTAAGCTGTACAAGAGGAAGGTCTGCTCACCAAGGATTATGATGAAAGTTGACTTGCAGAAAGCTTATGACTCCATTGAATGGAGCTTTCTCAAGGATATGTTGTGTGCCTTGAATTTCCCTCCTCTTAGCATTGAGCTTATCATGAGTTGTGTGTCCTCTCCCTCCTTCTCATTAGCTCTCAATGGTGaagtttttgggttttttaaggGTCAAAGGGGCTTAAGACAGGGGGATCCCCTCTCCCCCCTGCTTTTTACAATTTGCCTTGAATACCTCAGTAGGCTCCTTGGggtccttgataggtataaaggTTTCAAGTATCATCCACTCTGCTCCAAAATGAAGTTGACACATTTGTGTTTTGCTGATGATCTGCTCATGTTTAGCAGAGGTGACATTCAATCTGTTACTCTTATGTTGCGGGCATTTGAGACTTTCTCTATTTCCTCTGGACTGAAGATGAACAATGGTAAGTCTAACTTCTATACAAATGGGATTAGTGAAGCTATTGTGAGTAGCATTGAATCTGCTTCTGGTATGAAAAGAGGAGGGATCCCATTTAGATATTTAGGGGTTAAAATTGCCCCAAAAAGGCTGGGGATTCTGGACTGTCAGAGCCTGGTGGACAAGGTTACTGCTAGGATCACTAGCTTGGGTACCAAGCACCTCTCTTATGCTGGAAGAATCACTTTGATTAAATCTGTCCTAAGTAACCTGCACAATTATTGGGCACGGATCTTTATTCTCCCTAAAGCTGTGCTTAATCAAATTGATGCTCTCTGTCGAGCTTTTCTATGGCATGGTCAGGAAAACAAAGAGACTCCTACACTTGTGTCTTGGAAGCAGGTTTGTAAACCCAGGAGGAAAGGTGGGTTGGGTCTTAAGAATTTGCAGTTGTGGAATATTGCCCTGATGGGTAAATACGTGCG GATTTGTGCTGTTAAAAATCAACTCAAGCCATGGATATTTGAGGAGCAATGGAGACAGTCTAACTGTGATTATACTGTCAAGATGGGATATAATTGGCTAGTTGATGATGGTGTTGATGTCAGGTGGCACCACTGGACTAGGAACAGGTTGATTGTGCCTAAACATGCTTTCTTTATATGGCTGGTAGCTCATAAGAGATTACTAACCCAGGataggctaatgaagatgatgattgCTGCAAGAAATAGGTGTTTGTTATGTGACACAGAGGAAGAGAGTATTGAACACTTATTTTTTCAGTGCTCTTATAGTCAAAGGTGTCTGAGATTGCTGGAGGAATGGCTGCAAGTCAGCATTCCTTTGAATAGCATTATTGATTGGTGGATTAGGCTCAGGGAACGTTCTCTTTTGAAGAAACAAGTGGTGGCCGCTGCTGTAGCTCATCTTATGTATCTCATTTGGTATGCAAGGAATAGATGCATGTTATTGTATGGGCTCCCTTTCCCTGTTGTTTTGATAAAACAGGTGAAGGAGTGCTTGTTAATGAATTTGAGAGGTAGAACCCTTGTTATAGGAACTAATGTAACTAGGGAGTGGTTAGCAAATGTGTGTCCGAATTGTATTTAA